From Pseudodesulfovibrio nedwellii:
TGCCCGGCGCGTTCTCGTGCTCCACTGCGGCCCATGCGCTCCCGGCATAAACCATCACGAACAACACCGCCAGGACCGTCAACAGCCATCGCCGATTGCAAATGGTCATGTTCAACCTCCTGTTACTCTCGGTACCCCTCCCCGGAGGCCCATGCGCTCCGGAAAAAACTTTCATCTGTCTATATGTGCATGTTTTCATGTTTGATGTCCATATTTCATGAAATCGATCAATCATCCCTTCACCGGGACTGTAACAGCACCTTGCATGGACTCGGCTTGTGAATCGCCAAAGATTTTCGGAGTGAAGCGGACGTACCAAGCAGCTGACTGAACCTGAATGACATACGCCATGGCTATAACCAACGCGGCATCAGACCCTTTTGTGCCAAAGGCATTAATGGCAATTGCCAATGCAATGGAAAGATTACGCATGACCGAGCCATAAACCAATGCAATAGCATCACCACGCGACAAGAAGAACTTGCCCACCACGGTACTCAAAACAAAATTCACGCCGTAAATAATCACGAGCGGGACAAGGATATCGAGCAGTACTTCGGGAGCCGAGGCAATAGTCTTTGCCTTGAGAGCCAAGGCCACAAACACGATACCGAGAACGCCCAGCGTGGAAAAAGCCGGGAACTTCGGCCCGATTTCTTTCTGGAATAATCCTTGACCATAACGGCTCACCAGAAACCATTGAGTAAGAAAACCCAAAACCATGGGCAAAAACACAATGAAAACAATCTGCCTGAATACGGCCAAAAGGCTTATATCAATGGTCGTCCCCATGAAGGCCTGTACATAAAAAGGTGTGGCCAAAGACCCCAGAATCAGACCTAT
This genomic window contains:
- a CDS encoding arsenic resistance protein is translated as MFALLQKISKNLVVVIPVMMVAGFVYGVSADTGWLKSMIVPFTFLMVYPMMVTLKIRKVFEGGDVKAQILTQLINFGLIPFLAFGVGLLFFKDNPYMALGLLLAGLVPTSGMTISWTGFAKGNMSAAIKMTVIGLILGSLATPFYVQAFMGTTIDISLLAVFRQIVFIVFLPMVLGFLTQWFLVSRYGQGLFQKEIGPKFPAFSTLGVLGIVFVALALKAKTIASAPEVLLDILVPLVIIYGVNFVLSTVVGKFFLSRGDAIALVYGSVMRNLSIALAIAINAFGTKGSDAALVIAMAYVIQVQSAAWYVRFTPKIFGDSQAESMQGAVTVPVKG